In Homo sapiens chromosome 11, GRCh38.p14 Primary Assembly, one DNA window encodes the following:
- the TRIM64B gene encoding tripartite motif-containing protein 64B, with translation MDSDDLQVFQNELICCICVNYFIDPVTIDCGHSFCRPCLCLCSEEGRAPMRCPSCRKTSEKPNFNTNLVLKKLSSLARQTRPQNINSSDNICVLHEETKELFCEADKRLLCGPCSESPEHMAHSHSPIGWAAEECREKLIKEMDYLWEINQETRNNLNQETSTFHSLKDYVSVRKRIITIQYQKMPIFLDEEEQRHLQALEREAEELFQQLQDSQVRMTQHLERMKDMYRELWETCHMPDVVLLQDVRNVSARTDLAQMQKPQPVNPELTSWCITGVLDMLNNFRVDSALSTEMIPCYISLSEDVRYVIFGDDHLSAPTDPQGVDSFAVWGAQAFTSGKHYWEVDVTLSSNWILGVCRDSRTADANFVIDSDERFFLISSKRSNHYSLSTNSPPLIQYVQRPLGRVGVFLDYDNGSVSFFDVSKGSLIYGFPPSSFSSPLRPFFCFGCT, from the exons ATGGATTCAGACGACCTGCAAGTCTTCCAGAATGAGCTCATTTGCTGCATTTGCGTGAACTACTTCATAGATCCGGTCACCATTGACTGTGGGCACAGCTTTTGcaggccctgcctctgcctctgctcaGAAGAAGGCAGAGCACCAATGCGCTGCCCTTCGTGCAGAAAAACCTCAGAGAAGCCCAACTTCAACACCAATCTGGTACTCAAAAAGCTGTCTTCCCTAGCCAGACAGACCAGACCTCAGAACATCAACAGCTCAGACAATATCTGTGTGCTCCATGAGGAGACTAAGGAGCTCTTCTGTGAGGCTGACAAGAGATTGCTCTGTGGGCCCTGCTCTGAGTCACCAGAGCACATGGCTCACAGCCACAGCCCAATAGGATGGGCTGCTGAGGAATGCAGG GAGAAACTTATAAAGGAAATGGACTATTTATGGGAAATCAATCAAGAGACAAGAAACAATCTAAATCAGGAAACTAGCACATTTCATTCGTTAAAG GACTATGTGTCAGTAAGGAAGAGGATAATCACTATTCAATATCAAAAGATGCCTATATTTCTCGATGAGGAGGAGCAACGGCATCTGCAGGCACTggaaagagaagcagaagagCTTTTCCAACAACTACAAGACAGTCAAGTGAGAATGACCCAACATTTAGAAAGGATGAAAGACATGTACAGAGAGCTGTGGGAGACATGCCACATGCCTGACGTGGTGCTGCTCCAG gATGTGAGAAATGTATCAGCAAG GACTGATTTGGCACAGATGCAAAAGCCCCAGCCAGTGAACCCAGAGCTCACTTCATGGTGCATAACTGGAGTCCTAGACATGCTCAACAACTTCAGAG tgGATAGTGCTCTGAGCACGGAAATGATTCCTTGCTATATAAGCCTTTCTGAGGATGTGAGATATGTGATATTTGGAGATGACCATCTCAGTGCTCCCACGGATCCCCAGGGAGTGGACAGCTTTGCTGTGTGGGGAGCGCAAGCATTCACCTCCGGCAAGCATTACTGGGAGGTGGATGTGACCCTCTCCTCCAACTGGATTCTGGGAGTCTGTCGAGATTCCAGGACTGCAGATGCCAATTTCGTTATTGATTctgatgaaagattttttttaatttcctcaaaGAGGAGCAATCACTATAGTCTCTCCACCAACTCTCCACCTTTAATTCAGTATGTGCAAAGGCCTCTGGGTCGAGTTGGGGTGTTTCTGGATTATGATAATGGATCTGTGAGTTTTTTTGATGTTTCTAAAGGTTCTCTTATCTAtggttttcctccttcctccttctcttcccctctgAGGCCTTTCTTTTGCTTTGGTTGTACATGA
- the TRIM64B gene encoding tripartite motif-containing protein 64B isoform X1, which yields MDYLWEINQETRNNLNQETSTFHSLKDYVSVRKRIITIQYQKMPIFLDEEEQRHLQALEREAEELFQQLQDSQVRMTQHLERMKDMYRELWETCHMPDVVLLQDVRNVSARTDLAQMQKPQPVNPELTSWCITGVLDMLNNFRVDSALSTEMIPCYISLSEDVRYVIFGDDHLSAPTDPQGVDSFAVWGAQAFTSGKHYWEVDVTLSSNWILGVCRDSRTADANFVIDSDERFFLISSKRSNHYSLSTNSPPLIQYVQRPLGRVGVFLDYDNGSVSFFDVSKGSLIYGFPPSSFSSPLRPFFCFGCT from the exons ATGGACTATTTATGGGAAATCAATCAAGAGACAAGAAACAATCTAAATCAGGAAACTAGCACATTTCATTCGTTAAAG GACTATGTGTCAGTAAGGAAGAGGATAATCACTATTCAATATCAAAAGATGCCTATATTTCTCGATGAGGAGGAGCAACGGCATCTGCAGGCACTggaaagagaagcagaagagCTTTTCCAACAACTACAAGACAGTCAAGTGAGAATGACCCAACATTTAGAAAGGATGAAAGACATGTACAGAGAGCTGTGGGAGACATGCCACATGCCTGACGTGGTGCTGCTCCAG gATGTGAGAAATGTATCAGCAAG GACTGATTTGGCACAGATGCAAAAGCCCCAGCCAGTGAACCCAGAGCTCACTTCATGGTGCATAACTGGAGTCCTAGACATGCTCAACAACTTCAGAG tgGATAGTGCTCTGAGCACGGAAATGATTCCTTGCTATATAAGCCTTTCTGAGGATGTGAGATATGTGATATTTGGAGATGACCATCTCAGTGCTCCCACGGATCCCCAGGGAGTGGACAGCTTTGCTGTGTGGGGAGCGCAAGCATTCACCTCCGGCAAGCATTACTGGGAGGTGGATGTGACCCTCTCCTCCAACTGGATTCTGGGAGTCTGTCGAGATTCCAGGACTGCAGATGCCAATTTCGTTATTGATTctgatgaaagattttttttaatttcctcaaaGAGGAGCAATCACTATAGTCTCTCCACCAACTCTCCACCTTTAATTCAGTATGTGCAAAGGCCTCTGGGTCGAGTTGGGGTGTTTCTGGATTATGATAATGGATCTGTGAGTTTTTTTGATGTTTCTAAAGGTTCTCTTATCTAtggttttcctccttcctccttctcttcccctctgAGGCCTTTCTTTTGCTTTGGTTGTACATGA